Genomic window (Candidatus Eisenbacteria bacterium):
CGCGCGCTGGGGCACGAGGTGCACTGCCTCGGGGTCGCGACCGACCTGGGCGTCATCCGTACGGCCATCGAGGAGACGAAGCCCGACGCCGTCTTCAACCTGCTCGAGGACTTCAAGGACGTCCCCATCTGGGACCAGAACGTGGTTGCGTACCTCGAGCTGCTGGGGGTTCCCTACACCGGCTGCAACTCGCGCGGGCTCATGCTCGCGCGCGACAAGGCGATCACGAAGAAGCTGCTCTCCTACCATCGCATTCCGGTGCCGGAGTTCCACGTCTTCCGCATGGGCCACGCGGTCGTGCGCCCGAAGCGCCTCGCCTTCCCGCTCATCGTGAAGTCGCTCACGAAGGAGGGCTCCGCGGGCATCTCGAAGCTGTCGGTCGTGGACTCCGACCAGAAGCTGAAGGAGCGCGTCGCTCTCGTCCACAAGCGCCAGCACACCGACGCCATCGTCGAACGCTACATCGACGGGCGTGAGCTCTACGTCGGCGTCCTCGGAACGCGGCGCCTGCAGGTGCTGCCCGTGTGGGAGATGGCGTTCGAGAAGCTGCCCGAAGAGGCGCCGCGAATCGCGACCGAGCGGGTCAAGTGGGACGCCGCCTACCAGAAGAAGCACGGCATCGACACGGCGGCCGCCAAGGGCCTGTCGGACGCGACCGTCGCGCAGATCCAGAACCTCTGCCGCCGCGTCTATCGCATCCTCGAGCTTTCGGGCTACGCGCGCATCGACCTGCGCCTCGACGCCGAGGGCAAGCTGTACGTGCTGGAGGCGAATCCGAATCCGCAGATCGCCGACGAGGAGGACTTCGCCGCCTCGGCGCGAGAGGCAGGCCTCTCGTACCGGGCGCTCATCCAGCGGATCGTGAACCTCGCCCTCGAGGGACGCGACGCCGCAGAGTAGCGCGCATGTCGGACACTGCATCGGTGCCACCTCGGACATGCAC
Coding sequences:
- a CDS encoding ATP-grasp domain-containing protein; this translates as MSTRRRKLRLLALMDKLLLPPDEPGDADLDTVEWRTEYYVVSALRALGHEVHCLGVATDLGVIRTAIEETKPDAVFNLLEDFKDVPIWDQNVVAYLELLGVPYTGCNSRGLMLARDKAITKKLLSYHRIPVPEFHVFRMGHAVVRPKRLAFPLIVKSLTKEGSAGISKLSVVDSDQKLKERVALVHKRQHTDAIVERYIDGRELYVGVLGTRRLQVLPVWEMAFEKLPEEAPRIATERVKWDAAYQKKHGIDTAAAKGLSDATVAQIQNLCRRVYRILELSGYARIDLRLDAEGKLYVLEANPNPQIADEEDFAASAREAGLSYRALIQRIVNLALEGRDAAE